The following proteins come from a genomic window of Proteiniphilum propionicum:
- the mcrC gene encoding 5-methylcytosine-specific restriction endonuclease system specificity protein McrC yields the protein MQIPIQNIYYLLCYAWNKLEESDIVNVNEIDSTELIDLFAKVLSNSCSRLLKQGLDRYYVEHEDTIMGIKGKFNFSATIKQNVLPLSKTSCIYDEFDYDILHNQILKTTIGKLLRTKNLDSSLKEELHKIYVKLPPISEIVIRKSLFNQIRLHRNNYHYDFILKVCQIVNENLFIDETKGNYKFKDFTREEKSMARLFEAFVRNFYKVETDLSVSSDSITWQFESEFAEDLEMLPTMLTDITLQTKNQKIIIDTKYYKDAFQTRYDKQKINSGNLYQLFAYLKNQETDSDLTVNCEGILLYPSVQNNFVHSFKYKKHRIRIMSINLNQDWQNIRTELLKIVV from the coding sequence ATGCAAATACCAATTCAAAATATCTATTATTTGCTATGTTATGCCTGGAATAAGCTTGAAGAAAGTGACATAGTCAATGTAAATGAAATTGATTCTACCGAACTAATAGATTTATTTGCAAAAGTCCTTTCAAATAGTTGTTCACGATTATTAAAACAGGGTTTGGATAGATATTACGTTGAGCACGAAGATACAATAATGGGCATTAAAGGGAAGTTTAATTTTTCAGCAACAATAAAACAAAATGTTCTTCCATTAAGTAAAACAAGTTGTATTTACGATGAGTTTGATTACGATATTTTACACAACCAAATTCTAAAAACGACAATCGGTAAATTATTAAGAACAAAGAATCTAGATTCATCATTAAAAGAAGAGTTACATAAAATTTATGTGAAATTGCCGCCCATCTCCGAAATAGTTATTCGGAAGTCTTTATTTAATCAAATTAGGCTACATCGCAATAATTATCACTATGATTTCATTTTAAAAGTATGCCAAATTGTAAATGAAAATCTATTTATTGACGAGACCAAAGGAAACTATAAATTCAAAGATTTTACTCGGGAAGAGAAGTCAATGGCAAGGTTATTTGAAGCTTTTGTAAGAAATTTTTATAAGGTTGAAACTGACCTTTCTGTTTCAAGTGACTCAATTACATGGCAGTTTGAGTCAGAATTTGCAGAGGATTTAGAAATGTTACCTACAATGCTGACAGACATAACCTTACAAACCAAAAATCAAAAAATAATAATTGACACAAAGTATTACAAGGATGCATTTCAAACCAGATATGATAAACAAAAAATAAATTCGGGTAATTTATATCAACTATTTGCATATTTAAAAAATCAAGAGACTGATTCTGACCTTACGGTAAACTGCGAAGGGATTTTATTATATCCTTCAGTTCAAAATAATTTTGTCCATTCTTTCAAATACAAAAAACATAGAATAAGAATTATGTCTATAAACTTAAATCAAGATTGGCAAAATATACGGACAGAATTACTTAAGATTGTAGTATGA
- a CDS encoding dihydrodipicolinate synthase family protein, with protein sequence MNNYKKLKGLIAATFTPVDTNSDINYSVIRKYAQHIKDSGISGVFVCGTTGEFTSLTTVERKLILEEWIKRGEGDFQIIAHVGSNNQREAMELARHAAVKGADGIGCIAPSFFKPEKVKDLIDFFTPIASSAPQLPFYYYNMPSMTGVNLSVAQFLHEGKKTIPNLAGVKFTHNNLMEMGDCIQLDNGAFEVLHGFDETLICGLALGAVAGVGSTYNYIPGVYLNIMKAMRDGDIEKARAYQIQSVETVKVIIKYGGGVRGGKAIMNLIGMECGECRSPLASFSKEEYVALRSDLEQIGCLKK encoded by the coding sequence ATGAACAATTACAAAAAACTAAAAGGGCTAATTGCTGCAACCTTTACACCCGTTGATACTAACAGCGATATAAATTATTCTGTGATCAGAAAATATGCACAGCATATTAAAGATTCCGGAATATCGGGTGTATTTGTTTGCGGGACGACAGGAGAGTTTACTTCCCTCACCACTGTCGAAAGAAAACTGATCTTGGAGGAATGGATAAAACGTGGTGAAGGAGACTTTCAAATTATTGCCCATGTGGGCAGCAATAACCAGCGCGAGGCAATGGAGCTGGCACGTCATGCTGCAGTGAAAGGCGCAGATGGAATCGGATGTATCGCCCCTTCTTTTTTCAAGCCTGAAAAAGTGAAGGATCTGATCGATTTCTTTACGCCCATTGCTTCTTCCGCTCCTCAATTGCCATTCTATTACTACAACATGCCCTCCATGACCGGGGTAAACCTTTCGGTTGCACAATTTCTTCACGAAGGGAAAAAAACTATTCCCAACCTGGCCGGAGTGAAGTTTACACACAACAACCTGATGGAAATGGGCGACTGTATTCAGCTGGATAACGGGGCATTTGAGGTGTTGCATGGCTTCGACGAGACACTGATTTGTGGATTAGCACTCGGAGCCGTAGCCGGTGTGGGAAGTACGTATAACTATATACCCGGCGTATATTTAAATATAATGAAAGCAATGAGAGACGGTGATATTGAGAAGGCACGTGCTTATCAGATTCAGTCAGTTGAAACAGTAAAGGTCATCATTAAATATGGAGGAGGCGTAAGAGGTGGCAAAGCCATCATGAACCTTATCGGAATGGAATGCGGTGAGTGCCGTTCCCCCCTGGCCTCATTCAGTAAAGAGGAGTATGTTGCCCTCAGGAGCGACCTGGAGCAGATTGGTTGCCTGAAAAAATAG
- a CDS encoding IS3 family transposase produces the protein MAGDIVEEYGVSISRACKLMDIHRSYFYYTDKKDDTEVEDAIRAAANFGDGFWKIYSRLRREGKTWDHKKVYRVYKAMHYEKRSRLKKRLPARVKNPLVMPKEPNVTWSIDFVSDRIECGRQFRVLNIIDDACKIAVTQEISMSMPAKRVIKVLEKVIWLNGKPKNIRCDNGPEFIAQVFKDWCKGNEINIMYTQPGKPTQNGYIERFNGSYRRAVLDRYIFRNLSEVRELTEAWRNDYNEERPHEALDNMTPFEYREELIKRKEAV, from the coding sequence TTGGCAGGAGATATAGTGGAAGAATATGGTGTAAGCATCTCTCGGGCGTGCAAGCTGATGGACATCCATCGCTCCTACTTCTATTATACTGACAAGAAAGATGACACTGAAGTTGAAGACGCAATCCGTGCTGCCGCCAACTTCGGTGATGGCTTCTGGAAGATTTATTCAAGGCTGAGACGTGAGGGTAAGACATGGGACCACAAGAAGGTTTACAGGGTTTACAAGGCAATGCACTATGAGAAGCGAAGCCGTTTGAAGAAACGTCTGCCTGCAAGGGTGAAGAATCCTCTGGTTATGCCTAAAGAGCCCAATGTTACCTGGTCCATTGACTTTGTCAGTGACAGGATTGAGTGCGGAAGACAATTCCGTGTTCTTAATATCATAGATGATGCCTGCAAGATTGCCGTGACACAGGAGATATCGATGTCCATGCCGGCAAAGCGTGTCATCAAAGTTCTGGAAAAGGTCATATGGCTTAATGGCAAACCAAAGAACATACGCTGCGACAATGGTCCTGAGTTTATCGCCCAGGTGTTCAAAGATTGGTGTAAAGGCAATGAGATAAACATTATGTATACTCAGCCTGGTAAACCCACCCAGAACGGCTACATTGAACGCTTCAACGGAAGCTACAGAAGGGCTGTACTTGACAGATACATTTTCCGAAACTTGTCTGAAGTCAGGGAACTGACAGAAGCCTGGCGGAATGACTACAACGAAGAACGGCCCCATGAGGCGTTGGACAACATGACACCCTTTGAGTATAGGGAAGAACTGATAAAACGAAAGGAAGCAGTATGA
- a CDS encoding AAA family ATPase yields the protein MQKEIDIIQKHAKELKKLEQSEQYLFDSLNTKSKSEIEGLISDFSFVRSDFSATLFQPVNLLRFDILHLLREGVQISSETVENIKSRIIEKDKEYFSKYGDILVNALTNYPQKKKSPFVNWQRNYCIFFPFFYTNPIKNETSSALSKVVNGLQKVLKLKNYKSHIVDFDGPQNYGTSYCWIASFPEKKISHRKAYQLFLKISAEKIEAGILAGWDINDKTSNTLEDFSLIEEVVEKLKASKETVERKNNALINYWKFAPGENGVYWDEFYKENIIAIGWDDLADLKTYTTETLAEDLGVENLDNSNQIWNIENFRDASIGDVVIANKGKSKALGIGVITGEYEYKPERKENKHIRKVKWLINQLVDFEKTIFRPDTFTPTLKWSNIKEKYVRSNPAFEKIFNDLESGKDILPPPKALPKDSESQNFWWLNANPKIWRIDSYELGDIQSYTSHNDKGNKRRIYKYFEEVKPGDLVIGYESTPVKQIKAIFEITEGLHIDDNEGEIISFEIKEIVKDPILWDELKETKGLEKCEVFINNQGSLFKLTADEFDIIRDLIDEKNIITEKAIEKVEIRDYSFSDDPEKPFLEGHEINEIIHSLEIKKNIVLQGPPGVGKTFVAKKIAYEMMKNTDDTKIRMIQFHQSYAYEDFIQGIRPSEKSFKVKNGIFYDFCKKAESEPDQKFFFIIDEINRGNLSKIFGELMMLIESDKRGKYSVPLTYSEKDDALFSVPENLYLIGTMNTADRSLAIVDYALRRRFRFITLEPKFNSRFKDFLGSKGFSRDFIQEISSKLNLLNAKIKSDKNLGSGFLIGHSFFCNANSENERKWFDNIVKFEIKPLLEEYWFDDSEKVNHEINLLLS from the coding sequence ATGCAGAAAGAAATTGATATAATACAAAAACACGCAAAAGAGCTAAAAAAACTAGAACAAAGTGAACAATATCTCTTCGATTCCTTGAATACTAAATCTAAATCTGAAATTGAAGGATTGATAAGTGATTTCAGCTTTGTCCGTTCTGATTTTTCCGCAACTCTATTTCAACCTGTTAACTTATTGCGGTTTGACATTCTTCATTTATTGAGAGAAGGTGTTCAAATTAGTTCTGAAACTGTTGAAAATATTAAGTCTAGAATAATTGAGAAAGACAAAGAATATTTTTCAAAGTACGGTGACATATTAGTAAATGCTTTAACAAATTATCCTCAAAAAAAGAAATCTCCTTTCGTTAACTGGCAAAGGAATTATTGTATTTTCTTTCCATTCTTTTATACTAATCCAATAAAGAATGAAACAAGTTCTGCATTAAGTAAAGTTGTAAATGGACTTCAGAAAGTATTAAAACTGAAAAATTACAAAAGTCATATTGTCGATTTTGATGGACCTCAAAATTACGGCACATCATATTGTTGGATTGCTAGTTTTCCAGAAAAAAAGATTTCTCACAGAAAAGCATATCAGTTATTTCTAAAAATTAGTGCTGAGAAAATTGAAGCTGGAATTTTAGCAGGCTGGGATATTAATGATAAAACATCTAACACTCTTGAGGATTTTAGTTTAATAGAAGAAGTTGTTGAAAAACTTAAAGCTTCAAAAGAAACTGTTGAAAGAAAAAATAATGCTTTAATTAATTATTGGAAATTCGCACCAGGAGAAAACGGTGTCTATTGGGATGAGTTTTATAAAGAAAATATAATTGCTATTGGTTGGGATGATTTAGCCGACTTAAAGACTTATACAACAGAAACACTTGCAGAAGATTTAGGCGTTGAGAATTTAGATAATTCTAATCAGATCTGGAATATTGAGAATTTTCGGGATGCAAGTATTGGAGATGTTGTTATAGCCAATAAAGGAAAAAGCAAGGCCCTTGGGATTGGTGTCATAACTGGCGAATACGAGTATAAACCTGAAAGGAAAGAAAACAAACATATCAGAAAGGTGAAATGGTTAATCAATCAATTGGTTGATTTTGAAAAGACCATTTTCAGGCCTGACACCTTTACACCAACTTTAAAATGGAGCAATATAAAAGAGAAATACGTTCGAAGCAATCCTGCATTCGAAAAAATTTTTAACGACTTAGAATCAGGAAAGGATATACTGCCACCACCAAAAGCATTACCAAAAGACTCTGAATCACAGAATTTTTGGTGGTTAAATGCTAATCCTAAAATCTGGCGTATTGACAGTTACGAACTTGGAGATATTCAATCTTATACATCACATAACGATAAAGGGAACAAACGCAGAATTTATAAATATTTTGAAGAAGTAAAACCAGGTGATTTGGTAATTGGATACGAGAGCACACCGGTTAAACAAATTAAAGCAATCTTTGAAATTACTGAAGGGTTGCACATTGATGATAATGAAGGAGAAATAATAAGCTTTGAAATTAAAGAAATTGTCAAGGACCCCATTTTATGGGATGAATTAAAGGAAACTAAAGGACTTGAAAAATGCGAAGTCTTTATAAATAATCAAGGAAGTTTATTTAAACTCACAGCTGATGAATTCGACATAATACGTGATTTAATTGATGAAAAGAACATCATTACTGAAAAGGCAATTGAGAAAGTCGAAATAAGGGACTATTCATTTTCAGATGACCCCGAAAAACCATTTTTGGAAGGACATGAAATAAACGAAATCATTCATTCACTTGAAATTAAGAAGAATATTGTCCTTCAAGGGCCTCCCGGAGTTGGAAAAACATTCGTAGCAAAAAAGATTGCTTATGAAATGATGAAAAATACCGATGATACAAAAATCAGGATGATTCAATTTCATCAGTCTTATGCATATGAAGATTTTATTCAAGGAATTCGACCTTCGGAAAAAAGTTTCAAGGTTAAAAATGGCATTTTCTATGATTTTTGTAAAAAGGCAGAATCAGAGCCTGACCAAAAGTTCTTCTTTATAATAGACGAAATAAACAGAGGGAATCTTAGTAAGATTTTTGGTGAATTAATGATGCTAATTGAGTCTGATAAAAGAGGTAAATACAGCGTTCCGTTAACCTACTCCGAAAAGGATGATGCCTTATTTTCAGTTCCAGAGAACCTATATCTAATTGGTACAATGAATACTGCCGACCGTTCATTAGCTATTGTTGACTATGCTTTACGTAGGCGATTCAGGTTTATTACTTTGGAACCTAAATTTAACAGCAGGTTTAAAGATTTCCTCGGCTCTAAAGGATTTTCAAGAGATTTTATACAGGAAATATCTTCAAAGCTTAATTTACTTAATGCAAAAATAAAATCCGATAAAAATTTAGGCTCCGGCTTTTTGATAGGGCATAGTTTTTTTTGCAATGCAAATTCTGAAAATGAAAGAAAGTGGTTCGATAATATTGTAAAGTTTGAGATAAAACCCTTATTGGAGGAATACTGGTTTGATGATAGTGAAAAAGTTAATCATGAAATAAATCTGCTTCTGTCGTAA
- a CDS encoding McrB family protein, with protein sequence MNKLPPKDILESDLENIINIYTNQMEDVQPKTKTVTAERKENFSVVKLRSYISQSGLVFSGTLISRFVASLLTKPFVLLTGLSGSGKTKIAQSFARWISNNKSQYKIIPVGSDWTNREPLLGYPNGLDTDEYILPDSGALRLIIEASKEENQRKPYFLILDEMNLSHVERYFADFLSVMESDEEIMLYSGKQRKSSDGIEVPDKISWPQNLFVIGTVNIDETTYMFSPKVLDRANTIEFRIDDNHIKNFLEQPSKIDLSVLDGKGASMAQHFLALAKDNQIEQDKIYTETFVKFFNELKKIGAEFGYRTAIEMLLLIKKLNTVGEFTKEQCIDIALMQKLLPKLHGSRSKISKVLDALISLCLKEGVSFTIAKSDEIKPEEILYPITFEKLVRMYRNALDNGFTSYAEA encoded by the coding sequence GTGAATAAACTACCTCCTAAAGATATTTTAGAATCCGACTTAGAAAATATTATCAATATATATACAAACCAGATGGAAGACGTCCAGCCTAAAACAAAAACTGTAACAGCTGAACGCAAAGAAAACTTCTCCGTAGTTAAATTACGGTCCTACATTTCCCAATCTGGCCTAGTCTTCTCCGGCACACTCATCAGCCGTTTTGTTGCCTCTTTGCTGACAAAGCCATTCGTGCTATTGACAGGTCTGTCCGGTTCAGGAAAAACAAAAATTGCACAGAGTTTTGCCCGATGGATTAGTAACAATAAAAGTCAATACAAAATTATCCCTGTCGGCTCAGACTGGACGAACAGGGAGCCGTTATTGGGTTATCCCAACGGATTAGATACCGATGAATATATCCTACCCGATTCAGGAGCTTTGAGGTTAATCATTGAAGCATCGAAAGAGGAAAACCAACGGAAGCCTTACTTCCTGATCCTTGACGAAATGAATTTAAGTCACGTCGAGCGTTATTTTGCCGACTTCCTTAGCGTAATGGAGTCGGATGAAGAGATTATGCTCTACTCCGGAAAACAAAGAAAAAGCTCGGATGGGATAGAGGTGCCAGACAAGATTTCCTGGCCGCAAAATTTGTTTGTGATCGGTACGGTAAATATCGATGAGACAACATATATGTTCAGCCCAAAAGTACTGGATAGGGCCAATACCATAGAGTTCCGTATTGACGACAATCACATCAAGAACTTTTTAGAGCAGCCGTCAAAAATTGATTTATCGGTTCTGGATGGTAAAGGGGCGTCAATGGCTCAACATTTCCTGGCATTGGCGAAAGACAATCAGATTGAGCAGGACAAGATCTATACCGAAACCTTTGTGAAGTTCTTTAACGAGTTAAAGAAAATAGGTGCGGAATTCGGCTATAGGACCGCTATCGAAATGCTGTTATTAATCAAGAAACTGAACACTGTCGGGGAATTCACCAAAGAACAGTGTATAGATATTGCCTTGATGCAGAAATTACTTCCCAAACTTCACGGTTCAAGAAGTAAAATATCCAAAGTATTGGATGCGTTGATCAGCTTGTGTCTAAAAGAAGGGGTATCATTCACCATTGCAAAAAGCGACGAGATAAAACCGGAGGAGATCCTTTATCCGATAACTTTCGAAAAACTGGTCCGCATGTATAGGAATGCCTTGGATAATGGTTTTACCAGCTATGCGGAAGCTTAA
- a CDS encoding MrcB family domain-containing protein, with translation MGYFEELKKFLEQANTGNLKTKHYKSEYLNIKVKVSFGQGVPAKIPWISFLKEPNTTSHGIYPVYLYYKENNILILAYGISETTAPANNWEDIKSKCKLPLFRTVFD, from the coding sequence ATGGGATACTTTGAAGAACTCAAAAAATTTCTGGAACAAGCAAATACTGGTAATCTTAAAACAAAACATTATAAATCCGAGTATTTAAATATCAAAGTAAAGGTTAGTTTTGGACAAGGTGTTCCCGCAAAAATTCCATGGATATCTTTTTTGAAAGAGCCGAACACCACAAGTCATGGAATTTATCCTGTCTATCTTTATTACAAGGAGAACAATATTCTCATACTGGCCTATGGTATAAGCGAAACAACTGCTCCTGCCAACAACTGGGAAGATATAAAATCCAAATGTAAGCTACCCCTTTTTAGGACAGTCTTTGATTAG
- a CDS encoding IS4 family transposase: MHKEKFVFAQLVEFLNADKFRHIVDKYQGNRYIKSFTCWNQLLVLMFGQLCNRKSLRDLAMAIGAHRGKGYHLGFGSDVKLSNLSKANTNRDYRIFEEFAYYMVGKAQSKRMDNIFKLGGKVYAFDSITIDLCLNVYQWARFRKTRGGVKIHTLFDLETQIPTFFHITPAAVNDVNAMDVIPYEPGSFYVFDRGYNDFKRLFKINEIRSMFVVRAKNNLQCKAVRWKRRMPKNVRSDCVVIFTGYMSEKHYPKPLRKIVFYDEDQDREFTFLTNVFSLGALQVALLYKNRWQIELFFKWMKQHLNIQKFWGVTENAVRIQIYSAITTYCLVAIVHHDLKLECTVYEMLQILSMSLTDKANLKDLLNKSNFNNVNERCGSSEPSLFVF; this comes from the coding sequence ATGCATAAAGAGAAGTTCGTTTTTGCCCAATTAGTCGAGTTCCTAAATGCCGACAAGTTCAGGCATATCGTGGATAAGTACCAAGGAAACCGCTATATCAAGTCTTTCACCTGCTGGAATCAACTGCTTGTTCTCATGTTCGGCCAACTCTGCAATAGAAAAAGCCTGAGGGATCTGGCAATGGCTATTGGTGCACATCGGGGAAAAGGCTATCATCTCGGGTTTGGCAGTGATGTCAAACTAAGCAATCTATCCAAAGCAAATACCAATCGTGACTATCGGATCTTTGAAGAATTTGCATACTACATGGTTGGCAAAGCCCAATCAAAACGTATGGACAATATCTTCAAGCTGGGAGGAAAAGTCTATGCCTTTGATTCTATCACCATTGACCTATGTTTGAACGTTTATCAATGGGCTCGTTTCAGAAAGACCAGGGGAGGAGTTAAAATCCATACCCTGTTTGATCTGGAAACCCAGATCCCAACGTTTTTCCATATCACTCCCGCAGCAGTCAATGATGTAAATGCTATGGATGTCATTCCCTATGAACCCGGCTCCTTCTATGTCTTCGACCGTGGCTACAATGACTTCAAACGCTTGTTTAAGATCAACGAGATTCGATCAATGTTTGTGGTGAGAGCCAAGAACAATCTGCAATGCAAGGCTGTAAGATGGAAAAGAAGGATGCCCAAAAACGTTCGCTCAGATTGTGTGGTGATATTCACCGGATATATGAGCGAAAAGCATTACCCGAAACCCTTGCGAAAAATTGTCTTCTACGACGAAGATCAAGACCGGGAGTTCACGTTTCTTACCAACGTTTTTAGCCTTGGCGCATTGCAAGTTGCACTTCTTTACAAGAACAGATGGCAGATTGAGCTGTTTTTCAAATGGATGAAACAGCATCTCAATATCCAAAAATTCTGGGGTGTAACTGAGAATGCAGTCCGTATCCAGATATACTCAGCGATCACCACTTACTGTCTTGTGGCTATCGTACATCATGATTTGAAACTCGAATGCACCGTCTATGAGATGCTTCAAATACTCAGCATGTCACTAACGGACAAGGCCAATTTAAAAGACTTGCTCAACAAATCTAACTTCAATAATGTCAATGAACGATGCGGTTCAAGTGAACCAAGTTTGTTTGTTTTTTAA
- a CDS encoding transposase, translating into MKKKVHSESEKVKAVHQLESGVDAAVVARDYNISRATLYNWKSKYSGMEISQVKRLKELEDENRTLKQMYADLALDNKILKEVIEKKL; encoded by the coding sequence ATGAAAAAAAAAGTACACAGTGAGTCAGAGAAGGTAAAGGCAGTCCATCAACTTGAAAGTGGGGTGGATGCCGCAGTTGTAGCTCGTGACTACAATATATCCAGGGCTACCCTTTATAATTGGAAGTCCAAGTATAGTGGAATGGAGATCAGTCAGGTTAAACGTCTCAAAGAGCTTGAAGATGAGAACCGCACGTTGAAACAGATGTATGCTGACCTTGCACTTGACAACAAGATACTGAAGGAGGTCATCGAAAAAAAACTCTAG
- a CDS encoding FadR/GntR family transcriptional regulator — protein sequence MERLRIQNNSTTLVDQVEDRLLNYFKEKDLQKGDAIPNEMELTVSLGVSRSVVREALSRLKMMGIVETRTRRGMVLSEPSIFGGMKRAVDPRILSEDTLFDILGFRIVLEIGICSEIFRKITPDDIADLEEIVNVGIMYENNEYAPFSEFAFHTKLYKITGNKTISEFQNIIHPVMTFVKDKFQEFLAPINIRLKEEGRIVTHQDLLQLLKDGDEDRYRKALEEHFEVYRIFISQRNQYHIAQQNG from the coding sequence ATGGAAAGGCTTAGGATTCAAAACAATTCAACTACACTGGTAGATCAGGTCGAGGACAGGCTTTTGAACTATTTCAAAGAGAAGGACTTGCAAAAAGGAGATGCTATTCCTAATGAAATGGAATTAACCGTCTCATTGGGGGTGTCGAGGAGTGTAGTACGGGAGGCATTAAGCCGACTGAAGATGATGGGAATAGTGGAGACACGCACACGACGGGGCATGGTACTTTCCGAGCCTTCTATATTCGGCGGAATGAAACGTGCTGTTGATCCGAGAATTCTAAGTGAAGATACCCTCTTTGATATTCTCGGATTTAGGATTGTTCTTGAAATAGGCATTTGTAGTGAAATATTCCGAAAAATTACTCCTGATGATATTGCAGATCTGGAAGAGATTGTGAATGTAGGAATCATGTATGAAAACAACGAATATGCTCCTTTTAGTGAATTTGCTTTTCACACAAAGCTTTATAAAATAACTGGCAACAAAACTATCTCCGAATTCCAGAATATCATTCATCCTGTGATGACATTTGTGAAGGACAAATTTCAGGAGTTTCTGGCACCCATTAATATCCGTTTAAAAGAGGAAGGGCGGATTGTAACCCATCAGGACTTGCTACAGTTACTAAAAGATGGAGACGAAGACAGGTATAGAAAGGCCTTGGAGGAGCATTTTGAGGTTTACAGAATTTTTATCAGTCAAAGAAATCAATATCACATTGCTCAGCAAAACGGTTGA